The DNA window CTTACCTTAGAACTAGAACACCGAGTTGAAGATCGTACTAAGGAGTTATCGACAGCGATCGATAGTCTCAAACTCACTCAGGTTCAGCTTATTCAAACTGAAAAGATGTCTAGTTTGGGACAACTGGTAGCAGGAGTTGCTCATGAAATTAATAATCCTGTTAACTTTATTTATGGCAACCTTTCCCATGCTGCTAACTACATCAAGGATTTATTAAACCTCATTGGACTCTATCGAAAATACTATCCCCATCCTGACTCGTCCATCCAAGAGGAATCAGAGGCAATCGATCTAGAGTTTCTAGTGGAAGATTTACCCAACTTGCTGACATCCATGAAAGTTGGCGCAGAGAGAATCCAGAAGATTGTTTTATCGTTGCGGAATTTTTCACGCATGGATGAAGCGAATTTAAAACCCGTAGATATTCATGATGGCATTGATAGTACCTTAATGATCCTGCAATCTCGTCTCAAGTCAAAACAAGATTACCCAGAGATTCAAATCGTTAAAGATTATGGGGATCTTCCTAATGTGGAATGCTATGCAGGGCAACTCAATCAAGTATTTATGAATATTCTCGCTAATGCCATAGATGCTATTGAGGATAATTATGACTCTCTCTCATCCATAGATATCAAAAAGAATATTGGTGAAATCAAAATTAAAACGGAAGTAAGAGAATCTGATTATATCAAAGTTACCATTACTGATAATGCTAAAGGCATTCCTCCAGAGGTACAAAAAAGATTATTTGATCCATTCTTTACGACTAAGCCAGTGGGCAAAGGAACTGGCATGGGTCTATCAATAAGCTTTCAGGTAATTACCGAAATTCATCATGGCAAGTTAAGTTGTCAATCTGAGATCGGTGAGGGGACTAATTTTATTATCGAGATTCCCATTGAGCAATCAAATGTCAACATATAAAGAAGCTGCACTTTGTGCCTAGTTTTGCCGACAATGATAGTTTTTTGGCTCAATAATAGCCACTTGATTTTGCCTTATACCAAAACACAAAATGGCTACGCCATTTTGTGTTTTTAAAACCCTTACTGGGTTTTAAAAAATGCAAAAGAGTCATGGCGACTAAGCGCCGCCATGACTCTTTTGCATTTTTTATATCCTAAACAAAACTTACATTGCTATAGCAATGTAAGAATCACAGTGCTAATGGCTATATCGATTTTTACTTAAGCTTTATTTGCTGATCTAGGTGATTGCGCGAGATATTTTTGTAATTGCTCCATGGCAAGTATTAACTGCGGTGTTGGATCGATCGCAACCAGTCCCTCTTGCATTTTTTGCCAGATCTCGAAATGCAGATGTGGCCCAGTCGCCATGCCAGTACTGCCAACTAAACCGATCACATTACCCTGTTTGACCACCTGACCAGGCTTGACTAATACCTCAGACAAGTGTGCATAACGAGTCTCATGGGTGTCTCCGTGAGAAATGACCACGATCAACCCATAGCCACCTAGCCAACCTGCAATTTCTACACGACCACTAAAGGCAGCGACGACGGGTGTACCTTCGGGAGCAGCTAAGTCAGTACCTTGATGAAAGCGCACCTGCCCCGTAACTGGATGAACGCGAGCGCCAAATAGAGAACTAATTACTGATGGAGAAATTAATGGGAACAGCATTTGCTTGTCGCCATTGCTAGGCAAGCTCATTGCGGCAATTTCTTCAGAAGTGAGGCGACGCACTTGCACAGCGGTTTCACCCGATGCGGCGGTGTAGAGAACATTGCCGTTTTGGTAATAGTTTTGCGATCTATTTTTAGCGGCGATCGCTACTTCAGGATTACAAAGATCGGCATTGCGTTCGAGAAGGTTGCTAGCCTTGAATTTACAACCAGTAGATCGGTTCTCTAGGACGATTTCGACAGGTTGCCCAACAGGCTGCGATCGCTTAGCTGATGGTTTTGGTGATGGACTCGATCCAGTTTCAATATTGACTAGGACAGTTTCGCGATTCCCAGCATTATTTATAGGCTTATCTGCTGGAGCAGAATTCAAGTTGCTTTCGCTTTTAATCTCTACGTTGGCTGGTGCAGGAGCGATCGCAGGTTGAGGTTGCACCTGAGGGGCTGGTGTCGAAGGTTTTGATACTGCTACATCAGGAGAAACGGCAGATTTGGTCGCGGCATATGCTGAGCCAACTAAAAAGTAGTTATTTGTGGAGAGGCAAAGCAGGGTTGCTAACGTAATCGTTGAAAGTGTTGATTTTCGCATAATTTGATTCTACTGATAGCCGACAGAGAAGTTTTGAGGCTGATAGATCGCTTCTTGGGAATTGCCCTCCCATCTTACTACCAGTTCGCCCATTGGTCTAATGTCGATTATTTTGCCTTGAAGTTCCCGCCCATTAATTGTTTGACGTACATTTTTGTCGCTAAGTAGCTCCAAATATTCCGCCAAAATGCTCATCATTCCCTCATTTTCGCTGCGAGTTTGACCTAGCTGGATGCCTTTTAGCACCACTTCGATCAGTTCATCCATGTTTGATAAAGTCGTTGGTAATTCCCCCAGTGCGATCGCGCCTTCAGGAACCTCGTTTGTCCAATTAATCCCGATCCCCACCACGGCATAGAGAACTTTACCAGCCTCGATCCTCGTTTCAGTGAGAATTCCTCCCAATTTACGGCGATCGATTAATAGATCATTTAACCATTTCAGCTTTACATTTGCCCCCGTTTCTTTGAGTGCCTTGGCTATGCCCCAAGCTGACCAGAGCGTAATTTGATGAGCATTTGCTGCTGTCAAATTTGGCTGTAAAATCACTGACATAAATAATCCGCCCAAGTCTGACTGCCAACTATTACCGCGTTGACCTCTGCCTTTAGTTTGGCGCTTGGCAATTAGCACCGTGTTTGATAGCGCTTCGAGACGATCAATTAGTCGCCAAGCTTCACTATTAGTTGAATCAATTTCGTCGTAACGAACAATCTGAAAACTCAAGGTAATTCCTGACTATTAAGAAGCTTTAGTCTCAAAGTATAAAAGATCAACAAACACTGCACCAACGAGTAACAGCAACTTTTCATCTGCTGTTAATTTCGCATCGGTGAAGCGGACTCTAAAGTTATCAGCATCAGTGAATAGTTCTTTAGATAGCCCTGTCCATTTCTTTTCAATTACCGATACTTCCCTTTCAGATTTTTTGATGGGGAATGTCCAAATTTTCCATAATGGCGAAGTCATGCTCATGATTA is part of the Pseudanabaena sp. BC1403 genome and encodes:
- a CDS encoding M23 family metallopeptidase; the protein is MRKSTLSTITLATLLCLSTNNYFLVGSAYAATKSAVSPDVAVSKPSTPAPQVQPQPAIAPAPANVEIKSESNLNSAPADKPINNAGNRETVLVNIETGSSPSPKPSAKRSQPVGQPVEIVLENRSTGCKFKASNLLERNADLCNPEVAIAAKNRSQNYYQNGNVLYTAASGETAVQVRRLTSEEIAAMSLPSNGDKQMLFPLISPSVISSLFGARVHPVTGQVRFHQGTDLAAPEGTPVVAAFSGRVEIAGWLGGYGLIVVISHGDTHETRYAHLSEVLVKPGQVVKQGNVIGLVGSTGMATGPHLHFEIWQKMQEGLVAIDPTPQLILAMEQLQKYLAQSPRSANKA
- a CDS encoding biotin--[acetyl-CoA-carboxylase] ligase; protein product: MSFQIVRYDEIDSTNSEAWRLIDRLEALSNTVLIAKRQTKGRGQRGNSWQSDLGGLFMSVILQPNLTAANAHQITLWSAWGIAKALKETGANVKLKWLNDLLIDRRKLGGILTETRIEAGKVLYAVVGIGINWTNEVPEGAIALGELPTTLSNMDELIEVVLKGIQLGQTRSENEGMMSILAEYLELLSDKNVRQTINGRELQGKIIDIRPMGELVVRWEGNSQEAIYQPQNFSVGYQ